GATTccactttttcctttttatttaatgttcattttattatttctgaAAAATAGTGTTGTTAATTACGGAGTATTTTTTCAATAAGCATATGCATCTTTTCCTATGTCTCAAAAGTCAAGAATAACTAACTAGTTGTATTGTATTATATTCTGAATAATTTGAGGAATGGAATATGGCTGCGTGCATTTGTGCTGAAATAATGTGCATATGTTTACTTTTATTTGGTTTAAATCAGGGTATATCTGTCCTTGTCATAATCGTGATATTATACATTTGGTGAAATATTTTGAGAGCGacgttaatttttattttattgttgttGTCTACGTGTACACGGTTAGGGGTTAATGTATTTTTTCAAGGTGTTTCCTTAAATCTACTAGATTTATCTCGGTGGGGAATATATTCCCTTTGATTTTATGCATAAGAGAGTATTATATATTTCGAGTCTTTTTTTGAGATCTTATAGGCATGTCATGTCATACGCTATTAATTTAAAAGGAATCATTAAATGAAAACAACGCACAACtatattactccatctgtctcactaaagatgaccacattcttgagtgacaaAAAGTTTTAGGTGGAATAGTTGTTTGTATAAAGTAGAGTgaaaaaagtgattgaatattttaatgagggagagagaagaatatattaattctaaatatagaaaatggACATATTGAatgaaacaaactaaaaaagaacggtggacatcttgaatgggacgaaGGAGAGTACtgttaattgattatattttagtaatactcttttaattaaaactactTTCTAGAATACCATTTAGAATAAAAGCTAATCGGTGATTATTTACAtgattagtagtattatttcaaattttacttTTAGGTAAATTAAACATTCTTGTTGGTATAATTATAACATATgattgttttttattatttgaagtTTGACTAAATAATGTTAGTATGTTCAAGGATATATTTAGTAATACAATAGTATATTGTCGTTGGTGAGATATTAATGCAAACCATTGGACTTGGAATTATTTTTGTGCTAAAAAATTGGAAATAAAATGATTGGAGTAAGAAAAGGCTTACTGATTGGGCTTTGCGAAAAATAAGTCCCAAAACTATAAACCCAAGCCCATCACCTGATAAGCGAATACGACGACGTTGAAATGTAAAGCAGATATAAACCCTAACTAGGTCGAGAGTTATTAAGCAGCCTCTCCCCTTCAACCAGCCGCCCTCCACCACCGCGCCGTCGCCGTAGAACTCTCGCATTGCGATGGTGCGCCGCTTCTCCGATTCATTAATACTGGATCTCGCTCAATTTTTAAATCCAATTTCGCTACCCACGCTTGTTATTTTTCTCCGTTTTTTGCAGGCGCCCGAAGAAGGATAAGGCTCCTCCACCATCGTCCCAAGCCGGCGAAATCCGGAGGCGGAAAGCAGAAGAAGAAGGTCGCCTTCTGTTGTTTTAGCCTCCGTTTTCctttgtttttcaattttttttaatatttttattgaaaatattgGCGTGCAGAAGTGGAGCAAGGGTAAGCAAAAGGAGAAGGTGTGAACAACATGGTGCTGTTCGATAAGGCGACCTACGACAAATGCTGACTGAGAGGCACCAAGTACAAGCTTATCACTCCTTCCGTTCTCTCCGATCGTCTCAGGGTACGTTGATTTGATTGAATATGATACTGTGCCGATTATTTTCATTACGGTTTGGTTTCTGAAATCACGAACTCTTTTTGTTCTAGCTGGTTAATTGGATATATTGTTGACGAAATTTTGGTAGCAACTTAGCATAATGTGGATTGTAAATTATAGGTTATGAATTTGTCCTCTCCATAGTAGTTTCTGTAATTTGCAGATTGCGCTCTATCTGATGTGATGATACATTAATTGTGATGTTGttcaataattttaattgttAAAAATTGGTTATTTATAATGCATTATGCAATCTGGTTGTTTAGGAATCATGATCTACTATTGAACCTACCCAATACATATTTCATTTAAGTCAGATGAAATTCTCTTGATTTTCAGTTGTATATTGTTGGATGCAGAATATGTATAAGTATAAAGTAATTGAGTAGGAAATTCTAGCACTTTTGAGTCCATCatttttttgttagttttaatATAGTCTACTAGCTAATTCAATTTCAGTTCTATACTTTGTTTGTGAAATGGAATTCCATGCTGATTTTGATTCTGGCTATGAAAGATACAAATGCTGGTGTTGAAGCTGAGTTAAATGTTTTGTGATTTGCAGATCAGTGGATCGTTGGCGAGAAAAGCAATCAGGGAATTGATGGCTAGAGGTTTGATCAGAATGGTTTCAGCTCATGCAAGCCAGCAGATATACACCAGGGCCACGAACACCTAAGTATCTTTCCCTCTACTATATAGTACAGGGCTTgaaatggaatttttttttaaattagaacCATGTTCTGTTGGCTTTAATTTTGCCTCTGTGGAATGTTAAACTCTTGTGTCGATTTGCCAGATTTTATCATCAGTTATCAATTTTGAGCTTGTTTATGCTTGGATTTTGGCATGGTCTTCCAATTCTGTTTGAGTTTAACGGTCTCTTTTGTGGTTAGTTGTATCTCTTCTCTACTTGCTTGGTTATACATTTATgttacatttaattatgatcTTTTAGCATCATGCCATTTTCCCGTATGGTCTTtaatttatgtgaaaatttttgaTGGATGAAAACCTTATAGAAAGTTGTGAAATTGTGAATCTTGTCTCAATTGTCGGTTGTCGAATAAAGTGACAAAAGAAAATATAACCACATGACTGCATGTATATGTATGATAACaataagagcacccacaaccgtactcttgccaacgagcacggttgtgggaggtctcactttttctgcctgctcttaggcaagagcacaacacccacagccgtgctcttccgcaaggacgaggacaagggtctcaccattatatttaaataaaaacatttcaataatattaaaattcattaaaaaaaatcaaaataatattacaaataaaataaaaaatacataattaaaatcttaaaaataaaaattacataattataactcctaaaaataaaaaaattacataattaaaggctaaaataCTCTcgtggaagactactcatccggcggcactactcACAATTGTTTTTGGAAGCCCAATATCATAGCCTCATGCGATCAAAGTTGCacggggtcatagttgacctatcgaccatattgagttgagccaaaatccccacaacgagttggtggggggggGTGGAGGTTGCGCATAGGGAACGGGAGCAGGTTCGGGAGTCGCGGCGCAATggcggttggccgtcgccttcttccttccttgcggtcggtgTTGGGAACCGCCTCGGcgggcgtcggggctacccaagttagctccggcgagttggctagccacgttcggagccggcgtcggatagggatgccgaccttgaccgtttggaggagccgctagaggaggatgttacgccccccctatacttcggatgcgaccgcgtctcctgccaaatgttgaggtacttgaacggcttgtagttcatggattgatAGGTCGACAAGTGGTGGAACTGATGTGTCGACCTCGCTctggccgctccccgccgacgctcttcctggaggtaatacccctggaacttttggatttcttcgttggctctatATATGGCGTTGCGTACCATACTCACGTTGCGCTCAATTGTTCTTGCAGGttggttttcattgtaccggcgacagatgcgcactaataatgatcgccggattggtcgTGTCAAcatccggatcttcggagattgacaagaacgccttgaacaattgctccatctccgccggagtgtagtgtacggtgtgcggacacgcgagtaggaggagagggtgagtcggagtttgggaggggccgctcgacctcgctctaggctcgggtgtccgcATGTATTGTCTTGTGGGCATCTGGGTCGttgatcgggtaaggccggtagccacccggaactcccgaactttgggtttgaggaggggccgaatattccgtttccggactaggaaacggttgtgaaccgaaccattcggggttccagcCGTGGGAGCCCGAgggtgatcgccgtggccggacattgttatattgtaggagtggaagaagattgagaatggagatgatagaatgtagatgagatggaaatgagagaatgtagatgagaattgtgtagtgtggtgtggaATTTtggggtgtgaaagtgggggtatttatagatgaaaatgtgtattttttagtggaaaaaaagaaaaaaaaattgagagtgGGTAAGAAAacgaatataatttttttgggaagtgggaaaaatattttttttatttttaatcggtttttttaattaataaccgatttttttaaaaaaatattcaaatgcaacggctatgtcattgcccaatcagcgcctgccacgtcacctgctctctggcacggacgtgctcgatgcatcgagcagcgccgtgccagcggcgcgagcgcagcccgctggcacggcgcagcggcggacagcatATTCGTGCTCAtcgttgtgcatgctctaatACTCCGTATGTGTTAATTATCTATTAGtgagaaatgaatatttttacGAATATGGGCCATCCGCTCGTTGTTGTTGCTTGAGAGAGATGGAACTATGGGAGTAATTTTGGTTAATATtacctttatttttttcttatattccAATAAATAGCCGCCCCCACACGCTTTACGAACCATTGGTTGGGCAAACTGACTCATATCCAACCCCAATAGCTTAGCAATCTACCGCCTATATAAATGTCCTCTCCCAACACTCTTCTCAATAAGACTCTTTCATTTCCCCTTTTCCTACCATCGTTTCTGTTTCTTCAGTTTCTCTAGATAATTGGCATTCCGCTGATGTTGAATTCAGATGTTTCGTAGGTGGTTTGGCGTGGGCCACTACCGAGCAATCGCTCGAGCAAGCTTTCTCTCAGTACGGCCAAGTCGTCGATTCGAAGGTCTGTTTGCGAGGAGATCGGATCCCAATccatcgtttctctctcatctgaTCTGTTTCCGTTACTCTGTTACTCTCTGCTACTGTTACTGTTTCTGTTACTAATTAGCTTCTGGAACGGTACGTTCTAAATCTTCCTCTTTTCCATCGAAGGGTCGAAGATTGAATAATCgcttttcagtttttttttttatctccagATCTGTGGGGTATTTTTCGTAGATCTGATTGTAATTTGTCTggattcgatttttttttatgcaGATCATCAACGATCGTGAGACTGGAAGGTCCAGGGGATTCGGATTCGTGACATTCAACGAGGAGCAGTCGATGAGGGATGCGATCGACGCGATGAACGGTCAGGATCTGGACGGCCGTAGTATTACCGTCAATGAGGCACAGTCTCGCGGCggaggtggaggcggaggcggaggattCCGTGGACCTCGCCGCGATGGAGGCGGCAACGGCGGTGGTTACGGACGTCGTGAAGGCGGCGGTGGATATGGAGGCAACGGCGGTGGTTATGGAGGAAATGGTGGAGGTTATGGCCGCCGTGACGGTGGCGGTTACGGTGGGGAGCGTTCTTCCTACAGGGGTGGATCTGATGGAAACTGGAGGGAATAAGTATTAGGTTGCGACTCCTTATTAGTAATTTCCCTTCCTGTTTGGTTACTTGTTCTGTCACGGTGTTCCGCTATAAGTGATTTGTTCCTTGGGTCTTTGGTTACTGGATTTCTGTTGCTGTGTCGAATTAAAGTTTACAACGTTGTGATGAATGAAGTGAATTGATATTCTAATTGATTgttatttttcctattttttgtTTCGGTTGAATTTTGCGATTTGCCTAAATTTTTTCGTTGATATCAGCTGCAAGTTTAATCTGTTTTATGATGTGAAATTAATCTGGTACATTTAAACGAACATGAATGATTATTAATCAAGGAAAAAATAAGACCCAAAGATTGATAAAATGTCTCGATCGTTTACAAATAAGAATTACAGGGAAATCAATAAACATGGAAGAATTAAGTATCAATTTGCAATTTGCAATAATGACGGTCTAATCACTGTGAAACTCAAAAGAATGAAATATAGAATGCAACAtagaatttaaaattacatgtatAATTTCAATTGAAGACAACTACTAGAAATACATAAGGAGTaggtagtatttatttttggcAGTGAAATcaataaatttgtaaattttgtaaattttagTTGAGAAGATAAGATCTGATATAGACGATGGCGGAGCAATTATAAATGGAGCAAATCATACAAGAACAGCAAGACTTCACAATCATCAAAAGGGCCAACTCTAGAGTCTCAGCATATGATGTGGAGTAGCAATTAAGGTTAAATTTACCGGAGAATTTGAAAACTGGTTGAGATTGTTTGTCACacctaggggtgggtcgatacgatatatcgtatcgaaaacgttgtatcgtatatcgtatcgaaaatatcgatatgaaataatttcatatcgttatcgtatcgaaagtttcgatatatcgagtttcgatatatcgaactttcgatatggaggatatctatatcgttatcgtatcgatattttgatatatcgtaccgaaattcgatatatcgaaaatatcgatatatatcgtatattcgatataaacgatatatcgtaccgaaattcgatatatcgtaccgaaattcgatatatcaaaaatatcgatatatatcgtatattcgatataaaacgatatatcgaaaatatcgacacgttatcgaaaatatcgatatatatcgtatattcgatataaaacgatatatcgcgatataagtaaattcatatcgttatcgtatcgaaaacttacgatacggtatcgtttcgtatcgaaaattacgatatatcgaaaatccgataatttttcgatatttttcaatacgatacgagcgatatatcattttttcgatatttttccccagccctagtcacacctcaacccacctatactcttataataaataaatcccctatcataaaagcaatcaatacacgtgtttaattcatagaacactcatattatataagttcaaaccaacacttatccgatacatatttcaaaatatcatgtaAAGTAGTGGAACACTCTCACCactttatatactatacattattatctacatgcaaaagaAAGATGAGGAGAAGGTTgtcaatatgcgtcagccggcgaacctgataacacgtagagttcctatgacccacatcactcaaaactttactgctatcttattcctgaaaaatgtagtggtttatatgagccacaactcagtatatataaatttccactttaacctcacatgatacaaacattaAGCATattttttatcaatacatataatcagaaacaatatatagcataatttaaaaacaaaccatttcatattcacaTGCATATgtcactctattcagtttattattctgtaacagtcaagcctggtatctgcccgggattttcaatatgattgacccgtaggtcccattatgatttgacccgaaggtcccaatatgattgacccgggtcccactgtgatttgacccgaaggtacCAATATGTTTGACCGAAGGTCCTAATATAtcgacccgaaggtcccaatatatccgatgtgatttcagatccagggcaaaaccgtcacaaatcatctttaatccaatgattcacataatcggtatcataaacatatcctttgcaccaataacatttccatatcatattccatcaaattatccaatatatctaaacaaacatgtccatttcagcaatcaaatattcatatcatattcgaccatcaaaatcaaataattcataatcatatcaatttcacaccatataatccaataattcactaCAAGTCAACATgtaacaatcaaccacataacacatgtaaaactaaaagtgtgatatATATACACACCTGGTACATATAATCTAGTTGAGCACTTTTTCTTGCTTCACGATCTACGATTCTTGATGCTAtacaaataaatacaaaaattactTTAATACCTCTATTTGTAGATTAACTACTATAATAATTACTCTGGTTTGATATCATATAATCactaaaatgaatatatatacttATTGACTATTGAAATCATTTTATTATAGTGTTATAAATACACAGTTAATTATAATGTAGTAATACATTCCAAaattatttatgaatttttgaaatttaaaaatctaTGTTCTTCAAATTTTCTTTACATAGAATGTTTCATTTCAAAGGCTACTACTTTTCATAAAGTAGGGTACTATATGCTACTTATGATAATTAAATCATTGCATAAGTAGAATTAAAGATCTCACCTTCCCTAATCTAAGAAATTCGGAGTAACTTATTTGGACTACTCTTTTGCTTTCTCCTTATTGCTTTAGTCCACCGTACTTAGGTTTATGCCTCATATTGTAGAAAATGAACACTTATTTATCTTAGCCGCCTTAATTCTCTACTACAAAACTAATGGTGAAAAGTGGCCTACTAATATAACTACacgtagggatgtcaatgcagcccgcaacccgtgggctgacccgaataacccgccaaatttatagggttagggttgaaatttTCTAACCtgataaaattacaacccgattagcccgcacccgaccAACCCGCAACCTGTTAgggtcagacccgaaaacccgatgggctggcccgaaaacccgataaaatttctattgttctatttgttttgACTCCTAATTAGacaatttcattgattatttttataatatagataactaaaaaataacattcaattttatattaaatatataaattatatattaaatttttattaatataataatacataaataaattagaaacttctaattcattaacaaatatttaaatttgtaaaacatgttttaaaatatgctttaaaatatttaaatttatgttttattttacacaaatcttaaatattagtatttgatcatgtttgtgtttgagtttaagtatatatctcaaatttatcataattaaatatttatattttataaacataactaattttcgtcattatttattggattgatcgcatgttaattttatcggtagcaacccgattaacccgttgggccAGCCCGAACCCGAGCGTTTaaggttagggttgaacttttataacccaaaaaaatctcaacccgattgacccgcaacccgagtaggatTGGCCCGAAActcggtgggctggcccgattgacatccctaactaCACGCATACACATATATGCTTGCATGTATAGAAAAATATAGTACGTGGCATAATAATAAGAATCCATAATTGATGATGATTAAAACATATaaactatataaaaatattatttacacactttaattcatttccatttgagtacaaatatatatatatatatatatatataggggaacgTTATTTACacactttattcttcttaatatgagccgttagttctcattcatcaacggtccagatgatctgcattattacactataacggtgcattattagtcggtgtgcattattcaatcgaaaatctgcattattacactataatggtgcattattagtcggtgtgcattattcaactgaaaatctgcattattaaattacacgtggcaccaatctaaccgtcggatgacaaaatcgtggggctgagattaaaaagaacaaagaacaaaagatacaaaaatgaaatgaatacatccctatatatatataagcgttattctcctatttatcccttagatcctttattcttcttaatatgggccgttagatctcattcatcaacggtccagatgatctgcattattagtcggtgtgcattattcaactgaaaatctgcattattaaatgacacgtgacaccaatctaaccgtcggacgacaaaatcgtggggctgagattaaaaagaataaagaacaaaagatacaaaaatgaaatgaatacatccctatatatatatatatatatatatatatagatactATATATTTATCTAACATTTTCGTGCATAACTACACACattgatatattttaatttatttattgtgtaTGTGTATTCTAAAcacaataatatttataattagaaa
This portion of the Salvia splendens isolate huo1 chromosome 10, SspV2, whole genome shotgun sequence genome encodes:
- the LOC121752654 gene encoding glycine-rich RNA-binding protein-like, translated to MALRTILTLRSIVLADSFISPFPTIVSVSSVSLDNWHSADVEFRCFVGGLAWATTEQSLEQAFSQYGQVVDSKIINDRETGRSRGFGFVTFNEEQSMRDAIDAMNGQDLDGRSITVNEAQSRGGGGGGGGGFRGPRRDGGGNGGGYGRREGGGGYGGNGGGYGGNGGGYGRRDGGGYGGERSSYRGGSDGNWRE